A genomic region of Colletes latitarsis isolate SP2378_abdomen chromosome 7, iyColLati1, whole genome shotgun sequence contains the following coding sequences:
- the Pmm2 gene encoding phosphomannomutase, whose protein sequence is MSKKIICLFDVDGTLTDPRQPIKPHVEKFLLETVKKDFDVAVVGGSDLNKIKEQLGGGSLFEKYKYVFAENGLVSFMDGKRLPTETIQDNIGEEALQNLINFCLKYISELHLPFKRGTFIEFRTGMINVSPVGRNCTKQERIQFYEYDIENQIRKKFIHSLKKQFPDLALTYSIGGQISFDIFPVGWDKTYCLRHIQGYDEIHFFGDKTLEGENDFEIYESDLTVGHRVTCPDDTINQLIVLMARTKENKEKEQFTVPMQCV, encoded by the exons ATGTCTAAGAAGATAATATGTTTATTTGATGTTGATGGCACGTTAACTGATCCTAGACag CCAATTAAGCCACACGTAGAAAAGTTTTTACTGGAGACTGTTAAAAAGGACTTTGACGTAGCTGTGGTTGGAGGGTCGGATTTAAATAAGATTAAGGAGCAGTTGGGTGGTGGaagtttatttgaaaaatataaatatgtttttgctgaaaatggACTCGTTAGTTTTATGGATGGTAAAAGATTACCTACCGAA ACAATTCAAGATAATATCGGCGAAGAAGCACTGCAGAATTTGATCAATTTTTGTTTGAAATACATATCTGAATTGCATTTGCCCTTCAAACGTGGAACTTTTATAGAATTCAGAACAGGCATGATCAATGTATCACCAGTTGGTCGTAATTGCACTAAGCAAGAACGTATTCAATTTTATGAATACGATATTGAGAATCAAATTCGTAAGAAGTTTATTCACTCCCTTAAGAAACAATTCCCGGATCTTGCTTTAACATACAGTATtg GAGGTCAAATATCTTTTGACATCTTTCCCGTTGGCTGGGATAAAACGTACTGTCTTAGACATATCCAAGGATATGACGAAATACATTTCTTTGGCGATAAGACACTAGAGGGTGAAAATGATTTTGAAATTTATGAAAGTGATTTAACAGTTGGGCATCGTGTGACTTGTCCAGATGATACAATCAATCAGCTGATTGTTCTTATGGCACGTACTAAAGAAAACAAAGAGAAGGAACAATTTACTGTTCCAATGCAATGTGTTTAA